From the genome of Pseudomonas sp. AB6, one region includes:
- the recN gene encoding DNA repair protein RecN, translating into MLVHLSVHNYAIVEHLDLELDRGMSVITGETGAGKSIMLDALGLTLGDRADSGVVRPGADKADILATFDLTDIPEAQAWLQERELDSDGPCILRRVITAEGRSRAYINGTPCPQGDLKSLGEFLIDIHSQHEHQSLLKADTHRRLLDEYAGANDLARQVHLAAQRWRQARQELERLSNSGDEQRSRHQLLSYQLEELESLGLGENELEQLEQEHKTLTNAESLLSICRQVVEQCSENDSGNVLTALTASLNRLSAVTSSPTAMSEAASMLSSAQIQVEEAVGELNRFLDHFDADPARLQQLEERLDIIYTLARKHRIQPTDVAALQQRLLDEIDSLNASDESIERLENELASYARHYQDKARELSDLRQLSAPNLASAVEQEIQRLGMPGGRFSIELRPNISNELLPNGLEQVELLVSANPGQPLKALAKVASGGELSRISLAIQVITAQTSRVPTLVFDEVDVGIGGPTAEIVGQLLRRLGERGQVMTVTHLPQVAAQGHQHLFVHKVRDSEVTRTAVSKLSKTERIEEVARMLGGIDLTKESLAHAKKMVLTAKV; encoded by the coding sequence ATGCTGGTGCACCTGTCTGTACATAACTATGCCATCGTTGAACATCTCGATCTCGAGCTGGACCGAGGCATGAGTGTAATTACTGGCGAAACCGGTGCCGGTAAATCGATCATGCTCGATGCGCTAGGCCTGACGCTTGGCGATCGTGCCGACAGTGGCGTGGTCCGCCCCGGCGCTGACAAAGCCGATATTCTCGCCACCTTCGACCTGACCGACATCCCCGAAGCACAGGCCTGGCTTCAGGAGCGTGAACTGGACAGCGATGGCCCATGCATTCTGCGCCGGGTCATTACCGCTGAAGGCCGCTCCCGCGCCTACATCAATGGCACGCCCTGCCCTCAGGGTGACTTGAAGTCACTCGGCGAATTTTTGATCGACATCCACAGTCAGCATGAACATCAGTCGCTGCTAAAAGCTGACACCCACCGCCGCTTACTCGACGAGTACGCTGGCGCCAATGACCTTGCCCGCCAGGTTCACTTAGCCGCCCAGCGCTGGCGTCAGGCGCGACAGGAGCTTGAACGTTTGTCCAACTCTGGCGACGAACAACGCTCGCGTCATCAACTGCTCAGCTACCAGCTTGAAGAGCTGGAAAGCCTGGGTCTTGGTGAAAACGAACTGGAGCAGTTAGAGCAAGAACACAAAACCCTCACCAACGCCGAAAGCCTGCTGAGCATTTGCCGACAGGTCGTTGAGCAATGCAGTGAAAACGACTCAGGCAATGTCCTGACTGCGCTGACTGCCAGCCTGAACCGCTTAAGTGCTGTCACCAGCTCGCCGACCGCCATGAGTGAAGCTGCGAGCATGCTATCCAGTGCGCAGATTCAGGTTGAAGAAGCCGTGGGCGAACTAAACCGCTTTCTGGACCATTTCGATGCTGATCCAGCGCGCCTTCAGCAATTGGAAGAGCGCCTGGATATCATCTACACCCTGGCACGCAAACACCGCATTCAACCCACGGATGTTGCCGCGCTCCAGCAACGGCTACTGGACGAGATTGATTCGCTCAACGCCAGCGATGAATCCATTGAACGTCTCGAAAATGAATTGGCGTCCTATGCCCGTCATTATCAGGACAAGGCGCGGGAACTGAGTGACCTGCGTCAACTATCGGCACCAAACCTTGCGTCGGCCGTCGAGCAGGAAATTCAACGACTCGGGATGCCCGGTGGACGGTTCAGCATCGAACTTCGCCCCAACATCAGTAACGAGTTGCTGCCTAACGGCTTGGAACAGGTCGAGTTATTGGTCAGCGCCAACCCAGGCCAACCTCTTAAAGCACTGGCCAAAGTAGCCTCGGGCGGCGAACTGTCCCGTATCAGTCTCGCGATTCAGGTGATTACCGCGCAAACCTCACGGGTGCCGACGCTGGTGTTCGACGAAGTCGATGTCGGGATAGGTGGACCCACGGCAGAAATTGTTGGGCAACTCTTGCGTCGTCTTGGCGAGCGCGGGCAAGTGATGACCGTAACCCACTTGCCACAGGTCGCTGCCCAAGGTCACCAACATCTATTCGTGCATAAAGTGCGAGACAGCGAAGTCACGCGCACCGCCGTGTCGAAGCTGAGCAAGACCGAACGTATCGAAGAAGTGGCACGTATGCTCGGCGGCATCGACCTGACCAAGGAATCCCTCGCCCACGCGAAAAAGATGGTTCTCACCGCTAAGGTTTGA
- the grpE gene encoding nucleotide exchange factor GrpE, whose amino-acid sequence MADEQNLDTQTQDQTAEAVLGDDMLALVQGLEEQLAAAQDQSLRVAADLQNVRRRAEQDVEKAHKFALEKFAGDLLPIIDSLERGLDLSSPDDESIRPMREGIELTLKMFQDTLKRYQLEAIDPHGEPFNAEHHQAMAMQESAEVEPNSVLKVFQKGYQLNGRLLRPAMVVVSKPVAPARPSIDEQA is encoded by the coding sequence ATGGCTGATGAACAGAATCTGGATACGCAGACTCAAGATCAGACCGCTGAAGCGGTTTTGGGTGATGACATGTTGGCGCTTGTTCAAGGGCTTGAAGAGCAACTGGCTGCCGCGCAGGACCAATCCCTGCGAGTTGCTGCGGATCTACAGAATGTCCGCCGCCGTGCCGAGCAGGATGTAGAGAAGGCTCACAAGTTCGCTTTGGAAAAATTCGCGGGCGATCTGCTTCCGATCATCGACAGCCTGGAGCGTGGTCTGGACTTGTCCAGCCCGGATGATGAAAGCATTCGTCCTATGCGCGAAGGCATCGAGCTGACACTGAAAATGTTTCAGGACACATTGAAGCGTTATCAGTTGGAGGCTATTGATCCACACGGCGAACCCTTTAACGCTGAACACCATCAGGCGATGGCCATGCAGGAAAGCGCAGAGGTCGAACCCAATAGCGTGTTGAAGGTTTTCCAGAAGGGTTATCAGCTCAACGGTCGCTTGCTGCGTCCGGCAATGGTCGTAGTGAGCAAGCCCGTTGCTCCGGCAAGGCCATCGATTGATGAGCAGGCTTGA
- the dnaK gene encoding molecular chaperone DnaK — MGRIIGIDLGTTNSCVSILENGNVKVIENAEGARTTPSIVAYAKDGEILVGQSAKRQAVTNPHNTLYAVKRLIGRRFDEEVVQKDIQMVPYKIVKADNGDAWVEVNGQKMSPPQISAEILKKMKKTAEDYLGEAVTEAVITVPAYFNDSQRQATKDAGRIAGLDVKRIINEPTAAALAYGMDKAKGDHTVIVYDLGGGTFDVSVIEIAEVDGEHQFEVLATNGDTFLGGEDFDIRLIDYLVDEFKKESGMNLKGDPLAMQRLKEAAEKAKIELSSSLQTDVNLPYITADATGPKHLNVKISRAKLEALVEDLVKRTIEPCRIALKDSGIEVGKIDDVILVGGQTRMPLVQKLVTEFFSKEARKDVNPDEAVAMGAAIQGAVLSGDVKDVLLLDVSPLTLGIETMGGVLTALIEKNTTIPTKKSQVFSTADDNQGAVTIHVLQGERKQAAQNKSLGKFDLADIPPAPRGVPQIEVTFDIDANGILHVGAKDKATGKTQSIIIKANSGLSEEEIQQMVRDAEAHADEDNKFVELVAARNQGDALVHSTRKMIVDAGEKVTAEEKTAIEAALTALEAAVKGDDKATIEAKAEELSKLTAPVAQKMYAEEAAKPQGAGDAHAEEPAKADDVVDAEFEEVKDHK, encoded by the coding sequence ATGGGCAGAATCATCGGTATCGACCTGGGGACCACCAACTCGTGTGTTTCCATTCTCGAAAACGGCAACGTTAAAGTTATTGAAAACGCCGAAGGCGCGCGCACCACGCCTTCTATCGTGGCTTATGCAAAAGATGGCGAAATTCTGGTTGGCCAGTCTGCCAAGCGTCAGGCAGTGACCAATCCGCACAACACGTTGTATGCGGTAAAGCGTTTGATCGGTCGCCGCTTCGACGAAGAAGTTGTGCAAAAAGACATTCAAATGGTCCCGTACAAGATCGTCAAAGCTGATAACGGCGACGCTTGGGTCGAAGTGAACGGTCAGAAAATGTCGCCTCCTCAGATTTCGGCTGAAATCCTGAAGAAGATGAAGAAAACCGCCGAAGACTACCTTGGCGAAGCAGTAACTGAAGCGGTCATTACCGTTCCCGCTTACTTCAACGACAGCCAGCGTCAGGCGACTAAAGATGCCGGTCGTATTGCGGGTCTGGACGTTAAGCGCATCATCAACGAACCAACCGCAGCCGCTCTGGCTTACGGCATGGACAAAGCGAAGGGCGATCACACCGTCATCGTCTATGACTTGGGCGGCGGTACATTCGACGTTTCAGTTATCGAAATTGCTGAAGTTGATGGCGAGCACCAGTTCGAAGTATTGGCCACCAATGGCGATACGTTCCTGGGTGGTGAAGACTTCGACATTCGTCTGATCGACTACCTCGTTGACGAATTCAAGAAAGAAAGCGGCATGAACCTTAAGGGTGATCCGCTGGCTATGCAGCGCCTGAAAGAAGCTGCTGAAAAAGCCAAAATCGAGCTGTCTTCCAGCCTGCAGACCGACGTTAACCTGCCGTACATCACTGCAGACGCAACGGGTCCTAAGCACTTGAACGTGAAAATCTCTCGCGCCAAGTTGGAAGCACTGGTTGAAGATCTGGTTAAGCGCACTATCGAGCCTTGCCGTATCGCGCTGAAAGATTCGGGCATCGAAGTCGGTAAGATCGATGACGTGATCCTGGTCGGTGGCCAGACACGTATGCCGCTGGTGCAGAAGCTGGTAACTGAGTTCTTCAGCAAAGAAGCGCGCAAAGACGTTAATCCGGACGAAGCCGTTGCAATGGGTGCTGCTATCCAAGGCGCGGTATTGTCTGGCGACGTTAAAGACGTATTGCTGCTGGACGTTAGTCCGTTGACCCTCGGTATCGAAACCATGGGTGGCGTGTTGACTGCGCTGATCGAGAAAAACACCACGATTCCTACCAAGAAATCCCAAGTATTCTCGACTGCCGATGACAACCAAGGCGCGGTGACCATTCACGTTCTGCAGGGCGAGCGTAAGCAAGCGGCGCAGAACAAGTCACTGGGCAAGTTCGACTTGGCCGACATTCCGCCAGCTCCACGCGGCGTGCCTCAGATCGAAGTGACCTTCGACATCGATGCTAACGGCATCTTGCACGTAGGCGCCAAAGACAAGGCGACGGGTAAAACCCAGTCGATCATCATCAAGGCCAACTCCGGGCTGTCTGAGGAAGAAATTCAACAGATGGTGCGTGATGCTGAAGCCCATGCTGACGAAGATAACAAGTTCGTTGAGCTGGTCGCTGCCCGCAACCAGGGTGATGCACTGGTCCACTCGACTCGCAAAATGATCGTTGATGCTGGCGAGAAAGTAACTGCGGAAGAAAAAACCGCCATCGAAGCTGCGCTGACTGCTCTGGAAGCTGCCGTTAAAGGCGACGACAAAGCGACCATCGAAGCCAAGGCTGAAGAGTTGTCCAAGTTGACGGCTCCGGTTGCTCAGAAAATGTACGCTGAAGAAGCCGCGAAGCCGCAAGGCGCGGGCGACGCTCACGCTGAAGAGCCTGCAAAAGCCGACGACGTTGTCGATGCAGAGTTCGAAGAAGTGAAAGACCACAAGTAA
- the dnaJ gene encoding molecular chaperone DnaJ, with translation MAKRDYYEILGVERGSSEADLKKAYRRLAMKHHPDRNPDDKVSEDMFKEANEAYEVLSDTGKRAAYDQYGHAGVESGGGAGFGAGGANFSDIFGDVFSDFFGGGRGGARGGAQRGSDLRYTLELNLEEAVRGTTVSIRVPTLVNCKPCDGSGAKKGSAPITCPTCGGIGQVRMQQGFFSVQQTCPRCHGHGKIISDPCESCKGEGRVEEYKTLSVKVPPGVDTGDRIRLSGEGEAGTQGGPTGDLYVVINVREHAIFQRDGKHLFCEVPISFADAALGGELEVPTLDGRVKLKIPEGTQTGKQFRLKGKGVAPVRGGGAGDLMCRVAVETPVNLGRRQRELLEEFRATLEGDSSHSPKASGWFEGVKRFFGDL, from the coding sequence ATGGCAAAGCGTGACTATTACGAGATATTGGGGGTGGAGCGCGGCTCCAGTGAAGCGGACCTGAAAAAGGCTTATCGCCGTCTCGCGATGAAACACCATCCGGACCGCAACCCCGACGACAAAGTGTCCGAAGACATGTTCAAAGAGGCCAATGAGGCCTATGAAGTGCTTTCCGATACCGGCAAACGTGCGGCTTATGATCAGTATGGTCATGCCGGTGTTGAGTCGGGCGGCGGTGCCGGTTTTGGTGCGGGCGGTGCAAACTTCTCCGATATCTTCGGCGACGTATTCAGTGACTTCTTCGGCGGTGGCCGTGGCGGCGCGCGTGGCGGTGCCCAGCGCGGCAGCGACTTGCGCTACACCCTCGAGCTGAACCTCGAAGAGGCAGTGCGCGGTACTACCGTCAGCATTCGCGTACCTACCTTGGTCAACTGCAAGCCGTGCGACGGTTCAGGAGCCAAGAAAGGTTCGGCCCCGATTACGTGCCCGACCTGCGGCGGTATCGGTCAGGTGCGCATGCAGCAGGGTTTCTTCTCTGTGCAGCAAACCTGCCCGCGTTGTCACGGGCACGGCAAGATCATTTCTGACCCGTGCGAATCGTGCAAGGGCGAAGGCCGCGTAGAAGAATACAAAACGCTGTCGGTGAAAGTACCGCCTGGCGTTGATACGGGTGACCGCATTCGTCTATCTGGTGAAGGCGAAGCCGGTACCCAGGGCGGGCCGACTGGCGATCTTTATGTTGTGATCAACGTTCGCGAGCACGCGATCTTCCAGCGTGACGGTAAGCATCTGTTCTGTGAAGTGCCCATCAGCTTCGCTGACGCAGCATTGGGCGGCGAGCTAGAAGTACCGACGTTGGACGGTCGGGTGAAACTGAAAATTCCGGAAGGCACACAAACGGGTAAGCAGTTCCGCTTGAAAGGCAAAGGTGTAGCTCCGGTACGTGGCGGCGGTGCCGGCGACTTGATGTGTCGTGTTGCAGTGGAAACTCCGGTCAACTTAGGCCGGCGTCAGCGTGAGTTGCTCGAAGAGTTCCGCGCGACCCTTGAAGGCGATAGTTCGCATTCACCCAAGGCCAGTGGCTGGTTTGAAGGTGTTAAGCGTTTCTTCGGCGATTTATAA
- the dapB gene encoding 4-hydroxy-tetrahydrodipicolinate reductase yields MRRIAVMGAAGRMGKTLIEAVQQTSGAGLTAAVDRPDSSLVGADAGELAALGRIGIQLSGDLAKVADEFDVLIDFTHPSVTLKNLAFCRKAGKAMVIGTTGFTLEEKQRLAEAGNDIPIVFAANFSVGVNLCLKLLDTAARVLGDEVDIEIIEAHHRHKVDAPSGTALRMGEVIASALGRDLEKVAVYGREGQTGARDRQSIGFATIRAGDIVGDHTVLFAADGERVEITHKASSRMTFAKGAVRAALWLNDQPPGLYDMQDVLDLR; encoded by the coding sequence ATGCGACGTATTGCAGTTATGGGCGCCGCTGGGCGCATGGGTAAAACCCTGATTGAAGCCGTTCAGCAGACCTCGGGCGCAGGGTTGACGGCGGCGGTCGATCGTCCAGACAGCTCGTTGGTGGGCGCTGATGCCGGCGAGCTTGCTGCGTTGGGTCGGATCGGTATTCAGTTATCGGGTGACTTGGCCAAAGTGGCTGACGAATTCGATGTGCTAATCGATTTCACACACCCTTCGGTGACCCTGAAAAACCTGGCGTTTTGCCGCAAGGCAGGCAAGGCGATGGTCATCGGCACCACCGGATTCACGCTGGAAGAGAAGCAGCGTCTGGCTGAGGCGGGCAACGACATTCCAATCGTGTTCGCCGCCAACTTCAGCGTTGGCGTCAATTTGTGCCTGAAACTGCTGGATACGGCTGCTCGTGTACTTGGCGATGAGGTCGATATCGAAATCATCGAAGCGCATCACCGGCACAAAGTTGATGCGCCGTCAGGTACTGCGTTGCGCATGGGCGAAGTGATCGCCAGTGCATTAGGCCGAGACTTGGAGAAGGTAGCGGTTTACGGTCGCGAAGGTCAGACCGGTGCTCGTGACCGTCAAAGCATTGGATTTGCAACCATCCGTGCGGGCGACATCGTCGGTGATCACACCGTATTATTCGCTGCGGACGGAGAGCGCGTTGAAATTACGCACAAGGCTTCCAGTCGCATGACCTTTGCCAAGGGCGCTGTCCGAGCCGCCTTGTGGCTCAACGATCAGCCGCCTGGTCTTTACGACATGCAGGATGTGCTGGATTTGCGTTAA
- the carA gene encoding glutamine-hydrolyzing carbamoyl-phosphate synthase small subunit, with amino-acid sequence MTKPAILALADGSIFRGEAIGTDGQTVGEVVFNTAMTGYQEILTDPSYAQQIVTLTYPHIGNTGTTPEDAESDRVWSAGLVIRDLPLVASNWRNTMSLDDYLKSNNVVAIAGIDTRRLTRILREKGAQNGCIMAGDNISEEAAIEAARSFPGLKGMDLAKVVSVKENYEWRSGVWSLATDSHPEIAAADLPYHVVAFDYGIKLNILRMLVDRGCRVTVVPAQTPASEVLALNPDGIFLSNGPGDPEPCDYAIKAIQELLETETPIFGICLGHQLLALASGAKTLKMDHGHHGANHPVQDLDTGVVMITSQNHGFTVDESTLPSNLRATHKSLFDGTLQGIERTDKSAFSFQGHPEASPGPTDVSPLFDRFIGAMSKRR; translated from the coding sequence TTGACTAAGCCAGCCATACTCGCCCTTGCTGATGGCAGCATTTTTCGCGGCGAAGCCATTGGAACCGACGGTCAAACCGTTGGTGAGGTGGTGTTTAACACCGCAATGACCGGTTATCAGGAAATCCTTACCGATCCTTCCTATGCCCAGCAGATTGTTACCCTGACTTACCCGCATATCGGCAATACCGGTACTACGCCGGAAGATGCCGAGTCTGATCGTGTATGGTCAGCCGGGTTGGTTATTCGCGATTTGCCGCTGGTAGCGAGTAACTGGCGCAACACGATGTCCCTTGATGACTATCTGAAATCCAACAATGTGGTGGCGATTGCTGGTATCGACACCCGTCGCCTGACCCGCATCCTGCGTGAGAAAGGCGCCCAAAACGGCTGCATCATGGCCGGCGACAATATTTCCGAAGAGGCCGCGATCGAAGCGGCACGCAGCTTCCCAGGCCTGAAAGGGATGGATTTAGCTAAAGTGGTCAGCGTCAAAGAAAACTACGAGTGGCGTTCAGGCGTATGGAGTCTGGCGACCGACAGCCATCCGGAGATTGCGGCCGCTGATCTGCCATACCACGTTGTGGCTTTTGACTACGGCATCAAGCTGAATATTCTGCGCATGTTGGTAGACCGCGGTTGCCGCGTCACTGTGGTCCCGGCGCAAACCCCGGCCAGCGAAGTGTTGGCGCTAAATCCTGACGGGATCTTCCTGTCCAACGGTCCTGGCGATCCCGAGCCGTGCGATTACGCGATCAAGGCCATCCAGGAGTTACTGGAAACCGAGACGCCGATCTTCGGCATCTGCCTCGGTCACCAGCTGCTGGCACTTGCTTCCGGCGCCAAGACCCTGAAGATGGATCACGGCCACCACGGGGCGAACCACCCGGTTCAGGACTTGGATACCGGTGTAGTAATGATCACCAGCCAGAACCACGGTTTCACCGTCGACGAAAGCACCTTGCCGAGCAACCTTCGCGCAACGCACAAGTCGCTGTTCGACGGCACTTTGCAAGGCATAGAGCGTACTGACAAGTCCGCGTTCAGCTTCCAGGGTCACCCTGAAGCGAGCCCAGGCCCTACCGACGTTTCGCCACTGTTTGATCGCTTCATCGGTGCAATGTCCAAGCGGCGCTAA
- the carB gene encoding carbamoyl-phosphate synthase large subunit, with translation MPKRTDIKTILILGAGPIVIGQACEFDYSGAQACKALREEGYRVVLVNSNPATIMTDPSMADATYIEPIKWQTVAKIIEKERPDALLPTMGGQTALNCALDLEREGVLEKFGVEMIGANADTIDKAEDRSRFDKAMKSIGLDCPRSGIAHTLEEAYVVLEKLGFPCIIRPSFTMGGTGGGIAYNREEFEEICTRGLDLSPTKELLIDESLIGWKEYEMEVVRDKKDNCIIVCSIENFDPMGVHTGDSITVAPAQTLTDKEYQIMRNASLAVLREIGVETGGSNVQFGICPDTGRMVVIEMNPRVSRSSALASKATGFPIARVAAKLAIGYTLDELQNEITGGKTPASFEPSIDYVVTKLPRFAFEKFPKADARLTTQMKSVGEVMAIGRTFQESLQKALRGLEVGVCGLDPKLDLSNPESMAVLKRELTVPGAERIWYVADAFRAGMTVDQIYSMNMIDRWFLVQIEDLIKEEAKIKTLGLATIDRDLMFRLKRKGFSDGRLATLLGVTEKNLRRHRHKLEIFPVYKRVDTCAAEFATDTAYLYSTYEEECEANPSTRDKIMILGGGPNRIGQGIEFDYCCVHAALALREDGYETIMVNCNPETVSTDFDTSDRLYFEPVTLEDVLEIVRVEKPKGVIVQYGGQTPLKLARALEEAGVPIIGTSPDAIDRAEDRERFQQMVERLNLRQPPNATVRSEEEAIRAAGKIGYPLVVRPSYVLGGRAMEIVYEEDELKRYLRDAVSVSNDSPVLLDHFLNCAIEMDVDAVCDGTDVVIGAIMQHIEQAGVHSGDSACSLPPYSLPAHIQDEMREQVKKMALELGVVGLMNVQLALQGEDIYVIEVNPRASRTVPFVSKCIGVSLAMIAARVMAGKTLKEIGFTKEIIPNFYSVKEAVFPFAKFPGVDPILGPEMKSTGEVMGVGDTFGEAFAKAQMGASEVLPVGGTAFISVRDDDKPLVAGVARDLISLGFKIVATAGTAKVIEAAGLEVRRVNKVTEGRPHVVDMIKNDEVTLIINTTEGRQSIADSYSIRRNALQHKIYCTTTIAAGEAICEALKFGPEKTVRRLQDLHAGLNV, from the coding sequence ATGCCAAAACGTACAGATATAAAAACCATCCTGATTCTCGGTGCCGGCCCCATAGTGATCGGCCAAGCCTGTGAATTCGACTACTCCGGCGCCCAGGCTTGCAAAGCCCTGCGCGAAGAGGGTTATCGCGTGGTTCTGGTGAACTCCAACCCAGCCACCATCATGACTGACCCATCGATGGCCGACGCGACCTACATCGAGCCGATCAAATGGCAGACGGTTGCCAAGATCATCGAGAAAGAGCGTCCAGACGCTCTGCTGCCAACCATGGGCGGCCAGACGGCATTGAACTGCGCACTGGACCTGGAGCGCGAAGGCGTTCTGGAGAAGTTCGGTGTTGAGATGATCGGCGCCAACGCCGACACCATCGACAAGGCTGAAGATCGTTCGCGTTTCGACAAGGCAATGAAGTCCATCGGCCTCGACTGCCCGCGTTCCGGCATCGCTCACACCTTGGAAGAAGCCTACGTCGTACTTGAGAAGTTAGGCTTCCCATGCATCATCCGGCCGTCTTTCACCATGGGCGGCACCGGTGGCGGCATTGCGTACAACCGCGAAGAGTTCGAAGAGATCTGTACGCGCGGCCTCGACCTCTCACCGACCAAAGAGCTATTGATCGATGAGTCGCTGATTGGCTGGAAAGAGTATGAGATGGAAGTCGTCCGCGACAAAAAGGACAACTGCATCATCGTCTGCTCCATCGAAAACTTTGACCCGATGGGTGTCCACACTGGCGACTCGATTACCGTTGCGCCAGCGCAAACGCTGACCGACAAGGAATACCAGATCATGCGTAACGCCTCGTTGGCGGTATTGCGTGAGATCGGCGTTGAAACCGGGGGCTCTAACGTCCAGTTCGGCATCTGCCCGGACACCGGTCGTATGGTAGTGATCGAAATGAACCCGCGGGTTTCTCGCTCCTCGGCGTTGGCTTCAAAAGCCACCGGCTTCCCGATTGCTCGGGTCGCTGCCAAGCTGGCCATCGGCTACACCCTCGATGAATTGCAGAACGAAATCACCGGCGGCAAAACCCCGGCATCGTTCGAGCCTTCTATCGATTACGTCGTTACCAAGCTACCGCGCTTCGCCTTCGAGAAATTCCCCAAAGCCGACGCGCGCCTGACCACGCAAATGAAGTCAGTCGGCGAAGTCATGGCCATCGGCCGGACCTTCCAGGAATCCCTGCAGAAAGCCTTGCGCGGTCTGGAAGTCGGCGTCTGCGGTCTTGATCCTAAGCTAGACCTGAGCAATCCAGAAAGTATGGCTGTGCTCAAGCGCGAACTGACTGTGCCCGGCGCTGAGCGCATCTGGTACGTGGCAGACGCGTTCCGTGCTGGCATGACGGTTGATCAGATCTACAGCATGAACATGATTGATCGCTGGTTCCTGGTGCAGATCGAAGATCTGATCAAAGAAGAAGCGAAGATCAAGACCTTGGGTCTGGCGACCATTGATCGCGACCTTATGTTCCGCCTCAAGCGCAAAGGCTTCTCTGACGGGCGCCTGGCCACGCTGCTGGGTGTTACCGAGAAAAACCTGCGCCGTCATCGTCACAAGCTTGAGATCTTCCCGGTCTACAAGCGCGTTGATACGTGCGCGGCCGAGTTTGCAACAGATACTGCTTATCTTTACTCGACTTACGAGGAAGAGTGCGAAGCCAATCCATCGACCCGCGACAAGATTATGATTTTGGGCGGCGGTCCTAACCGTATCGGCCAAGGTATCGAGTTCGACTACTGCTGCGTACACGCGGCACTGGCGCTGCGCGAAGACGGGTACGAGACCATTATGGTCAACTGCAACCCGGAAACCGTGTCCACTGACTTCGACACTTCCGATCGTTTGTACTTCGAGCCAGTTACCCTCGAAGACGTGCTGGAAATCGTCCGCGTCGAGAAGCCTAAAGGCGTCATCGTCCAGTACGGCGGCCAAACCCCATTGAAGCTGGCCCGTGCGTTGGAAGAAGCGGGCGTACCGATTATCGGTACCAGTCCTGACGCCATCGACCGCGCAGAAGACCGTGAGCGCTTCCAGCAAATGGTCGAGCGCCTGAACCTTCGTCAGCCGCCGAACGCGACGGTGCGCAGCGAAGAAGAAGCGATTCGTGCCGCCGGCAAGATTGGTTACCCGCTCGTCGTGCGTCCGTCCTACGTATTGGGCGGCCGAGCAATGGAAATCGTCTACGAAGAAGACGAATTGAAACGTTACCTTCGCGATGCAGTAAGCGTGTCCAACGACAGCCCTGTGCTGTTGGACCACTTCCTCAACTGCGCCATCGAAATGGATGTCGATGCAGTCTGCGACGGTACTGACGTTGTCATTGGCGCAATCATGCAGCACATCGAACAGGCTGGTGTTCACTCCGGTGACTCTGCTTGCTCGCTGCCGCCTTACTCGCTGCCTGCGCATATCCAGGACGAGATGCGTGAGCAGGTCAAGAAAATGGCCCTTGAGTTAGGGGTGGTCGGCTTGATGAACGTGCAGTTGGCGCTGCAAGGCGAAGACATCTACGTGATCGAAGTCAACCCGCGCGCTTCGCGTACCGTGCCGTTCGTATCGAAATGCATTGGTGTTTCGCTAGCGATGATTGCTGCACGGGTTATGGCCGGCAAAACGCTGAAAGAAATTGGTTTCACCAAAGAAATCATTCCAAACTTTTATAGCGTAAAAGAAGCAGTCTTCCCTTTTGCCAAGTTCCCCGGCGTTGACCCGATTCTCGGCCCAGAGATGAAGTCCACCGGAGAAGTGATGGGGGTAGGTGACACCTTCGGCGAAGCTTTTGCCAAAGCTCAAATGGGCGCTAGTGAAGTATTGCCGGTGGGCGGCACTGCTTTTATCAGCGTCCGCGACGACGACAAGCCTTTAGTTGCCGGCGTCGCCCGTGATCTCATCAGCCTGGGCTTCAAAATTGTCGCGACCGCAGGCACGGCTAAAGTCATCGAAGCTGCAGGCTTGGAGGTGCGCCGTGTGAACAAGGTGACTGAAGGTCGCCCACACGTGGTCGATATGATCAAAAATGACGAAGTCACGCTGATCATCAACACTACCGAGGGTCGTCAATCAATCGCTGATTCTTACTCCATTCGTCGAAATGCCTTGCAGCACAAGATTTACTGTACGACGACCATCGCTGCGGGCGAAGCTATCTGTGAAGCGCTCAAATTCGGTCCAGAGAAGACCGTGCGTCGCTTGCAGGATCTACATGCAGGATTGAACGTATGA